The following are from one region of the Methanoculleus caldifontis genome:
- a CDS encoding succinate--CoA ligase subunit beta, with protein sequence MKMLEYEAKSVFSTYGIPVPKGALIRAPEEVTAHLPAMGDGVVLKAQVDVGGRGKAGGILMADNGSAIETARELFSREIKGVPVREILVEERLAIEHEYYVSIAIDRSSKQPVVLFADAGGVEIESDVTAIRKVVVSPLLHDIPPFLMREILGGAPKELAPVINSLYHVFQEKDAMLAEINPLVTTSRGVYAADAKLIVDDNALARQGIAVNRDLSEREREAEQHGFSYVELDGTIGVIGNGAGLTMSTLDLIEYYNGQAANFLDVGGGADQERVKHAVRLVASMPKVSVIVVNLLGGITRCDEVAKGIIAAGVAPTVIVRMAGTNEAEGRRLLAEGGYKMLESMDAAVKAAMEVRR encoded by the coding sequence ATGAAGATGCTGGAGTACGAGGCAAAATCAGTCTTTTCGACGTATGGCATTCCGGTCCCGAAGGGAGCTCTCATCCGGGCACCGGAAGAGGTCACGGCACACCTGCCCGCGATGGGCGACGGCGTGGTCCTGAAGGCGCAGGTGGACGTCGGCGGCCGCGGGAAGGCCGGCGGCATCCTGATGGCCGACAACGGATCGGCGATCGAGACCGCCCGCGAACTCTTCTCGCGGGAGATCAAGGGCGTCCCGGTCAGGGAGATCCTGGTCGAGGAGCGGCTGGCGATCGAGCACGAGTACTACGTCAGCATCGCCATCGACCGGTCGAGCAAGCAGCCGGTGGTCCTCTTTGCCGATGCCGGCGGGGTGGAGATCGAGAGCGATGTAACTGCCATCCGTAAGGTCGTCGTATCCCCGCTCCTCCACGACATCCCGCCGTTTCTGATGCGGGAGATCCTCGGCGGCGCGCCGAAGGAACTCGCACCTGTCATCAACAGCCTCTACCACGTCTTCCAGGAGAAGGACGCCATGCTCGCGGAGATCAATCCCCTGGTGACGACGTCGCGGGGGGTCTACGCGGCGGACGCGAAACTGATCGTCGACGACAACGCCCTCGCCCGGCAGGGGATAGCGGTCAACCGCGACCTCTCGGAGCGCGAGCGCGAGGCCGAGCAGCACGGGTTCTCCTACGTGGAACTCGACGGGACCATCGGAGTCATCGGGAACGGTGCCGGGCTCACGATGTCGACGCTCGACCTCATCGAGTACTACAACGGGCAGGCGGCGAACTTCCTCGACGTCGGAGGCGGCGCCGACCAGGAGCGAGTGAAGCACGCCGTCCGGCTCGTCGCGAGCATGCCGAAGGTCTCGGTGATCGTGGTCAACCTCCTCGGCGGGATCACCCGGTGCGACGAGGTCGCGAAGGGCATCATCGCCGCAGGCGTCGCACCGACGGTCATCGTCCGGATGGCCGGGACGAACGAGGCGGAAGGACGGAGGCTCCTCGCCGAAGGCGGCTATAAGATGCTCGAAAGCATGGATGCGGCCGTGAAAGCAGCGATGGAGGTGAGAAGATGA
- a CDS encoding 4Fe-4S dicluster domain-containing protein, which translates to MKLVIDESRCKGCNLCVLVCPYGIFQEGTALNSRGIVSPVLDRPERCTNCRLQALYGRMLCGVCHMICPDQAISWVEERPFEPHRVEVEF; encoded by the coding sequence ATGAAACTCGTCATCGATGAAAGCCGCTGCAAGGGGTGCAACCTCTGCGTGCTGGTCTGCCCCTACGGGATCTTTCAGGAAGGGACGGCGCTCAACAGCCGGGGGATCGTCTCCCCGGTCCTCGACCGCCCCGAACGGTGTACGAACTGCAGGCTGCAGGCTCTCTACGGGCGGATGCTCTGCGGGGTCTGCCATATGATCTGCCCCGACCAGGCGATCTCCTGGGTCGAGGAGAGGCCGTTTGAGCCGCACCGGGTGGAGGTGGAGTTTTGA
- a CDS encoding DNA integrity scanning protein DisA nucleotide-binding domain protein codes for MNGDLMLATACEVAVKIGARAVVSFVEPAPVLADVPDIPIIRVQELQLDVLKDLTMHDILEVSERHMLDAAVHLYLRRSLESGLVVGVFPYAVIIYDIEEGKNFINLKDFSDIVPREVLHAALTLALEIGVEGREGRSIGTAFIIGDPEEIFRHSHQAILNPYQGQPPALRDIKNRDNWESVKEFAQLDGVFVIDKNGEVRAAGRYLDVTGRGISLPGGLGGRHRATASITHEIPAIGITVSESGGMVRIFREGNCKIGIRSDIRVRSDG; via the coding sequence ATGAACGGCGACCTGATGCTTGCCACCGCCTGCGAAGTGGCGGTAAAGATCGGGGCACGGGCGGTCGTCTCGTTCGTCGAGCCGGCCCCGGTCCTCGCGGACGTCCCCGATATTCCGATCATCCGGGTCCAGGAACTCCAGCTCGACGTCTTAAAAGACCTCACGATGCACGACATCCTGGAGGTGAGCGAGCGGCATATGCTCGATGCCGCCGTCCACCTCTACCTCCGGCGAAGCCTCGAGAGCGGCCTCGTCGTCGGGGTCTTTCCTTACGCGGTCATCATCTACGACATCGAGGAGGGGAAGAACTTCATCAACTTAAAGGACTTCTCCGACATCGTCCCCCGCGAGGTGCTCCACGCCGCCCTCACGCTGGCCCTCGAGATCGGGGTCGAGGGCCGGGAGGGCCGGTCTATCGGGACCGCGTTCATCATCGGGGACCCGGAGGAGATCTTCAGGCACTCCCACCAGGCGATCCTCAACCCCTACCAGGGGCAGCCACCCGCTCTCCGCGACATCAAGAACAGAGACAACTGGGAGAGCGTCAAGGAGTTCGCCCAGCTCGACGGGGTCTTCGTCATCGACAAGAACGGCGAGGTGCGGGCGGCCGGAAGGTACCTCGACGTCACCGGACGGGGTATCTCCCTGCCGGGCGGTCTTGGGGGGCGGCACCGGGCAACCGCATCCATCACCCACGAGATCCCGGCCATCGGGATCACCGTCTCCGAGAGCGGGGGCATGGTCCGCATCTTCAGGGAGGGCAACTGCAAGATCGGCATCCGCTCCGACATCCGCGTCAGGAGCGACGGTTAG
- a CDS encoding ABC transporter ATP-binding protein — MSGVTIRDLGKVFPKEDGTATQALKNVNLEIADEEFVCLVGPSGCGKTTLLRIIAGLETATTGSVTVEGRAVTGPDPKRGMVFQEYSLFPWRRVVDNVAFGLEMKGVGKEERRKTAGRYIEMVGLSQFRDAYPYELSGGMRQRVAIARALANDPDVLLMDEPFGALDAQTRNRMQKELLSLWEQTKKTIVFVTHSVDEAVYLSDKIVVLSPRPGSVREVVEIPWPRPRDRTSAAFAEVRRRVLRMIDETESLQ, encoded by the coding sequence ATGAGCGGCGTAACGATCCGGGATCTCGGCAAGGTCTTTCCCAAGGAAGACGGCACCGCGACGCAGGCGCTTAAGAACGTCAACCTGGAGATCGCCGATGAGGAGTTCGTCTGCCTTGTCGGGCCGTCGGGGTGCGGGAAGACGACGCTTCTCCGGATCATCGCCGGGCTCGAGACCGCGACCACCGGGAGCGTCACCGTCGAAGGCCGCGCCGTCACCGGCCCGGACCCCAAGCGCGGGATGGTCTTTCAGGAGTACTCCCTCTTCCCCTGGCGGAGGGTGGTCGACAACGTCGCCTTCGGTCTCGAGATGAAAGGCGTCGGCAAGGAGGAGCGGCGGAAGACGGCAGGCCGCTACATCGAGATGGTCGGCCTCTCCCAGTTCCGTGACGCCTACCCCTACGAACTCTCCGGCGGGATGCGGCAGCGGGTGGCGATCGCACGAGCGCTCGCAAACGACCCCGACGTCCTCCTCATGGACGAGCCGTTCGGGGCGCTCGACGCCCAGACCCGGAACAGAATGCAGAAGGAGCTTCTCTCTCTCTGGGAGCAGACGAAGAAGACTATCGTCTTTGTCACGCACAGCGTCGACGAGGCGGTCTACCTCTCCGACAAGATCGTCGTCCTCTCTCCAAGGCCGGGATCGGTCCGCGAAGTCGTCGAGATCCCCTGGCCCCGGCCCCGGGACCGCACCAGCGCCGCGTTCGCGGAGGTCCGCCGGAGGGTGCTCCGGATGATCGACGAGACGGAAAGCCTCCAGTAA
- a CDS encoding methionine adenosyltransferase, whose translation MTRNISVEGLDQIPIEKQRIELVERKCLGHPDSLADGIAESISRALSRSYLEECGSVLHHNTDQGEVVAGESIPKFGGGRITRPIYFLISGRATKTFNGANIPADAIAVEAARDYVRKILPTINMERDIIVDCRMGKGSTDLQDVFRSCAGKVPRANDTSFGVGHAPFSEAESIVRGVAAYIDNTLRPKCPVVGQDCKIMCLRDGDAITLTIAMAFVDRYCSSITEYVEQKNVLTEQITAVAKQFTKRKVNVAINTADDLDAGSIFLTVSGTSAEMGDDGSVGRGNRANGLITPNRPMSMEATSGKNPINHIGKIYNLLATQIAQDCVKEVDGIEEMYVRILSQIGYPIDQPHVASAQILAKPGYDIKSIKPDVEGVIDAWLEKTTTITEKVIRGELSTF comes from the coding sequence ATGACCAGGAATATCAGCGTAGAAGGGCTTGACCAGATCCCGATCGAGAAGCAGCGGATAGAACTGGTGGAGAGGAAGTGCCTTGGCCACCCCGACAGCCTCGCAGACGGCATCGCGGAGTCGATCAGCCGGGCGCTCAGCAGGTCGTATCTCGAGGAGTGCGGCAGCGTCCTGCACCACAATACCGACCAGGGCGAGGTCGTGGCGGGAGAGTCGATCCCGAAGTTCGGCGGCGGCCGGATCACGAGGCCGATCTACTTCCTCATCTCGGGCAGGGCCACGAAGACCTTCAACGGCGCAAACATCCCCGCAGACGCGATCGCCGTCGAGGCGGCACGGGACTACGTCAGGAAGATCCTCCCCACCATCAACATGGAGCGCGACATCATCGTCGACTGCCGGATGGGGAAGGGGTCGACCGATCTGCAGGACGTCTTCCGGTCCTGCGCGGGCAAGGTCCCGCGGGCGAACGACACCTCGTTCGGTGTCGGGCACGCGCCGTTCAGTGAGGCGGAGAGCATCGTCAGGGGCGTCGCGGCGTATATCGACAACACCCTCCGCCCGAAGTGCCCCGTGGTCGGCCAGGACTGCAAGATCATGTGCCTGCGCGACGGCGACGCCATCACCCTCACGATCGCGATGGCGTTCGTGGACCGCTACTGCTCGAGCATCACCGAGTACGTCGAGCAGAAGAACGTGCTGACGGAGCAGATCACCGCCGTTGCGAAGCAGTTTACGAAGAGGAAGGTCAACGTCGCGATCAACACCGCCGACGACCTCGATGCCGGCAGTATCTTCCTGACGGTCTCGGGAACCTCTGCCGAGATGGGCGACGACGGGTCCGTCGGCCGCGGCAACCGCGCGAACGGGCTGATCACCCCGAACCGCCCCATGAGCATGGAGGCGACGAGCGGCAAGAACCCGATCAACCACATCGGCAAGATCTACAACCTCCTCGCGACCCAGATCGCGCAGGACTGTGTCAAGGAGGTCGACGGCATCGAGGAGATGTACGTCCGTATCCTCTCCCAGATCGGCTACCCGATCGACCAGCCCCACGTGGCAAGCGCCCAGATCCTCGCGAAGCCCGGCTATGACATCAAGTCCATCAAGCCCGACGTCGAGGGGGTCATCGACGCGTGGCTGGAGAAGACCACCACCATCACCGAGAAGGTCATCAGGGGAGAACTCTCCACCTTCTGA
- a CDS encoding 2-oxoacid:acceptor oxidoreductase subunit alpha, with amino-acid sequence MQGNTACAEGALAAGCRFFGGYPITPSTEVAEAMARRLPKAGGVFISMEDELASMAAVIGAAWTGVRSMTATSGPGFSLMMENIGYAAMTETPCVVVNVQRGGPSTGQPTRAAQGDMLQCRFGSHGDYSTIALTPNSVQEMFDLTVKAFDLADRFRVPTFLMADEIVGHMRERVTIRDPAAIVPPRPLAEGSLPFEAGEDGVPGFAPFGSGRSVHVTGLTHNERGYPDTTDPEAHDKLVRRLITKIESARREIADYEVKNPDAETVFVTYGPPSRTVEQVIQDRSDDSIGHLRLRLVWPFPEFALEEFPNAKVFLMPELNMGQMVREVQRHVDQPVVSLPKIGGELHTPAELVRALEAHR; translated from the coding sequence ATGCAGGGCAACACCGCCTGCGCGGAGGGCGCCCTCGCCGCCGGGTGCCGGTTCTTCGGCGGCTACCCGATCACGCCGTCGACCGAGGTCGCCGAGGCGATGGCCCGGAGACTCCCGAAGGCCGGCGGAGTCTTCATCTCGATGGAAGACGAACTCGCGAGCATGGCCGCGGTCATCGGCGCCGCCTGGACCGGCGTTCGGTCCATGACCGCGACGAGCGGTCCCGGGTTCTCGCTGATGATGGAGAACATCGGCTACGCGGCCATGACCGAGACGCCGTGCGTCGTCGTCAACGTCCAGCGGGGCGGGCCAAGCACCGGCCAGCCGACCCGGGCGGCGCAGGGCGACATGCTCCAGTGCCGGTTCGGGTCGCACGGCGACTACAGCACCATCGCGCTCACCCCGAACTCCGTCCAGGAGATGTTCGACCTGACCGTGAAGGCGTTTGACCTCGCGGACCGGTTCAGGGTCCCCACCTTCCTGATGGCCGACGAGATCGTCGGCCACATGCGGGAGCGGGTGACCATCCGCGACCCGGCCGCGATCGTCCCCCCCCGGCCGCTCGCGGAGGGGAGCCTTCCCTTCGAGGCCGGTGAGGACGGCGTCCCCGGCTTTGCGCCCTTCGGTTCGGGGCGATCGGTCCACGTGACCGGGCTCACCCACAACGAGCGGGGCTACCCGGACACGACCGACCCGGAGGCGCACGATAAACTGGTGCGGCGCCTGATCACCAAGATAGAGTCTGCCCGCCGCGAGATCGCCGACTACGAGGTGAAGAACCCCGATGCCGAGACGGTCTTCGTCACCTACGGCCCGCCGTCACGGACGGTGGAGCAGGTGATCCAGGACCGGTCCGACGACTCGATCGGCCACCTCCGGCTCAGGCTGGTCTGGCCGTTCCCGGAGTTCGCTCTCGAGGAGTTCCCGAACGCAAAGGTCTTCCTGATGCCGGAACTGAACATGGGCCAGATGGTCCGGGAGGTCCAGCGCCACGTGGACCAGCCAGTCGTCTCCCTGCCAAAGATCGGGGGCGAACTCCATACCCCCGCCGAACTCGTGCGGGCCCTGGAGGCGCACCGATGA
- a CDS encoding 2-oxoacid:ferredoxin oxidoreductase subunit gamma, with protein sequence MRHEVRFSGYGGQGIILSAVILGRAAALYDGKYAVQTQVYGPEARGGASMGQVVIDDAPILYPEVVDPDIYVIMSQQGFEKYGVRAGKDAVMLIDSDLVRSRPACRAYEIPATTEAKTALRREIVANIVMIGALVAATGVVSREAIERAVLDSVPKGTEELNLKALKRGFELGERACRS encoded by the coding sequence ATGAGGCACGAAGTGAGATTCTCGGGCTACGGCGGGCAGGGGATCATCCTCTCCGCGGTCATCCTCGGGAGAGCGGCGGCGCTCTACGATGGGAAGTACGCCGTCCAGACGCAGGTCTACGGCCCGGAGGCCCGGGGCGGGGCCTCGATGGGACAGGTGGTGATCGACGACGCGCCGATCCTCTACCCCGAGGTGGTGGACCCCGACATCTACGTCATCATGTCCCAGCAGGGGTTCGAGAAGTACGGGGTCCGTGCCGGGAAGGACGCAGTCATGCTCATCGATTCCGACCTGGTCCGGTCCCGCCCGGCCTGCCGGGCTTACGAGATCCCGGCGACGACGGAGGCGAAGACCGCCCTCCGCCGGGAGATCGTCGCGAACATCGTGATGATCGGCGCCCTCGTGGCGGCGACCGGGGTCGTGAGCAGGGAGGCGATCGAGCGCGCGGTGCTCGACAGCGTCCCCAAAGGCACCGAGGAGTTGAACCTCAAAGCACTGAAACGGGGATTCGAACTGGGAGAACGAGCGTGTAGATCATGA
- a CDS encoding ABC transporter permease produces MNRQTQKQLLGAVALVIAAVIWQIIAEYIVGRSFILPSFTDVAGAFINLLGSGTLFADTMVSLEHFGIGLIAALLLGVPIGILMGWFRVADFLLDPIIEILRPIPPLAWIPFAIIWFGLTTQAAGFVIFAGAFFPILTATYSAFRDVPRVFVEAGKVLGCDTSLELIRHVALPAAIPGIASGIRIAMGVGWMCLVAAEMFGVSRYGLGYQLWHNYYLHQMPNVVVYMLILGLAGLIIDRIFRNYVDKQLLRWRAGEVA; encoded by the coding sequence ATGAACCGACAGACACAGAAACAACTCCTCGGCGCCGTAGCGCTCGTCATCGCGGCGGTGATATGGCAGATCATCGCCGAGTATATAGTAGGCCGGTCCTTTATCCTCCCGAGCTTCACCGACGTCGCCGGCGCATTCATCAACCTCCTCGGCTCAGGCACCCTCTTTGCCGACACCATGGTCAGCCTCGAGCATTTCGGGATCGGGCTCATCGCGGCGCTCCTCCTCGGCGTCCCCATCGGGATCCTGATGGGGTGGTTCCGGGTTGCGGACTTCCTCCTCGACCCGATCATCGAGATCCTCCGCCCCATACCGCCGCTGGCCTGGATCCCGTTCGCCATCATCTGGTTCGGGCTCACCACCCAGGCGGCGGGCTTCGTCATCTTTGCGGGAGCCTTCTTCCCGATCCTGACCGCGACCTACTCCGCGTTCCGCGACGTCCCGAGGGTCTTTGTGGAGGCGGGCAAGGTGCTCGGCTGCGATACCTCCCTTGAACTGATCCGCCACGTCGCCCTTCCCGCCGCCATCCCGGGGATAGCCTCCGGCATCAGGATCGCTATGGGCGTCGGGTGGATGTGTCTCGTGGCCGCCGAGATGTTCGGCGTCTCAAGATACGGCCTCGGGTACCAGCTCTGGCACAACTACTATCTCCACCAGATGCCCAACGTCGTCGTCTACATGCTGATCCTTGGCCTTGCGGGCCTCATCATCGACCGTATCTTCAGGAACTACGTCGATAAGCAACTCCTCCGGTGGCGGGCAGGCGAGGTGGCCTGA
- a CDS encoding thiamine pyrophosphate-dependent enzyme, with amino-acid sequence MIAPDWFREDRLPHIYCTGCGNGTVINCTLAAVEEMGWKRDETVFVSGIGCSSRAPGYILADSLHTTHGRALAFATGVKMARPEFNVVVFTGDGDLAAIGGNHFIHACRRNVDMTVVCMNNHIYGMTGGQGSPTTPPGAISSTTPYGASEPAFDLAELAIAAGANHVARWTSYHVKELTKAVAVGMQTPGLSFIEVRTQCPTNYGRHNKLRTVSAMVEYIRSHAMLVEKYNRLTAEGKPIPEGTFTVGELVRRNRPAMGVRR; translated from the coding sequence ATGATCGCGCCCGACTGGTTCAGGGAAGACCGCCTGCCCCACATCTACTGCACCGGGTGCGGCAACGGAACGGTCATCAACTGCACCCTCGCGGCGGTCGAGGAGATGGGCTGGAAGCGCGACGAGACGGTCTTCGTCTCGGGGATCGGGTGCTCCTCCCGCGCCCCCGGCTACATCCTCGCCGACTCGCTCCACACCACCCACGGGCGGGCGCTCGCGTTTGCCACCGGGGTGAAGATGGCGCGGCCGGAGTTCAACGTCGTCGTCTTCACGGGCGACGGGGATCTCGCCGCCATCGGCGGGAACCACTTCATCCACGCCTGCCGCCGGAACGTGGATATGACCGTGGTATGCATGAACAACCATATCTACGGCATGACCGGCGGCCAGGGGAGCCCGACGACGCCGCCGGGGGCCATCTCGTCGACGACGCCCTACGGGGCGAGCGAGCCGGCCTTCGACCTTGCCGAACTCGCCATCGCCGCCGGGGCAAACCACGTCGCCCGCTGGACGTCCTACCACGTCAAGGAACTGACGAAGGCCGTCGCCGTCGGGATGCAGACGCCGGGGCTCTCATTCATCGAGGTACGGACCCAGTGCCCGACGAACTACGGCCGCCACAACAAGCTCCGGACCGTTTCGGCCATGGTTGAGTACATCCGGAGCCACGCGATGCTTGTCGAGAAGTATAACCGCCTCACGGCAGAAGGTAAGCCGATCCCCGAAGGCACCTTCACCGTCGGGGAGCTGGTCCGGCGGAACCGGCCGGCGATGGGGGTGCGGCGATGA
- a CDS encoding 50S ribosomal protein L16, producing MVRKPAKMYRNLAKKAYTRREYMGGVPGSKIVQFDMGNLSQDFPVELSIVVDEACQIRHTALEAARIGINRQLLKEVGRANYHLKIRTFPHHVLRENKQATGAGADRVSEGMRLAFGKAVGTAARVERGQKVFSVWTTPQYVEKAKISLKRGTYKIPTPARIVQEQVPVA from the coding sequence ATGGTACGAAAACCAGCGAAGATGTACAGGAATCTCGCAAAGAAAGCATATACACGCAGAGAATATATGGGCGGCGTGCCGGGCAGCAAGATCGTGCAGTTCGATATGGGCAACCTCAGCCAGGACTTCCCGGTCGAGCTCTCCATCGTCGTCGACGAGGCCTGTCAGATACGGCACACGGCCCTTGAGGCCGCCCGTATCGGTATCAACCGGCAGCTCTTGAAAGAGGTCGGGAGAGCGAACTATCACCTGAAGATTCGGACCTTCCCGCACCATGTTCTCCGTGAGAACAAGCAGGCAACCGGCGCAGGAGCCGACCGTGTCTCGGAAGGCATGCGTCTTGCCTTCGGGAAGGCCGTCGGCACCGCGGCGCGGGTCGAGAGAGGCCAGAAGGTCTTCTCCGTCTGGACAACCCCGCAGTATGTGGAGAAGGCAAAGATCTCCCTCAAGCGCGGCACCTACAAGATTCCGACCCCCGCAAGAATCGTCCAGGAACAGGTACCGGTAGCGTAA
- a CDS encoding FumA C-terminus/TtdB family hydratase beta subunit produces the protein MTDLATPLGDEVLALRAGDQVTLSGTIYTARDEAHMRMIEEGIPFDPEGAAVYHCGPVIQDGRLVVAGPTTSARMNALTGFLIDAGVRALIGKGGMGPEVVEELRGRGVYLALTGGCAALAAARMSLSGVYFEDLGMAEAVWVIEADHLPLTVGIDAHGGDLFQAVRQKAKTQFHQRFNIR, from the coding sequence GTGACGGACCTCGCAACACCCCTCGGCGACGAGGTCCTCGCGCTCCGGGCGGGCGACCAGGTCACCCTCTCCGGGACGATCTACACCGCGCGGGACGAGGCCCACATGCGGATGATCGAGGAAGGGATACCCTTCGATCCGGAGGGCGCGGCGGTCTACCACTGCGGCCCGGTCATCCAGGACGGCCGCCTCGTCGTCGCCGGCCCCACCACGTCCGCCCGGATGAACGCGCTCACGGGCTTTCTCATCGACGCGGGCGTCCGCGCCCTTATCGGGAAAGGCGGCATGGGCCCCGAGGTGGTCGAAGAACTCCGGGGGCGCGGGGTCTACCTCGCGCTCACGGGCGGGTGCGCCGCGCTCGCGGCCGCCCGCATGAGCCTCTCCGGCGTCTATTTTGAAGACCTCGGCATGGCCGAGGCGGTCTGGGTCATCGAGGCCGACCACCTGCCCCTAACCGTCGGGATCGATGCCCACGGCGGGGATCTCTTTCAGGCAGTACGACAGAAAGCGAAAACACAATTTCACCAGCGATTCAATATCAGGTAG
- the sucD gene encoding succinate--CoA ligase subunit alpha has product MIYGDKNLGVIVQNITGKQGTFHTELMNAYAREVGGRGVVAGVAPGKGGREVHGVPVYNTVREALAEHDATASVCFVPGGAAGDSIMEAAHAGIELAVVITEHIPVHDAMKAIAYAKLHDCAVIGPNCPGLLSPGECKLGIMPAHLTSRGNVGIVSRSGTLTYEVVDELTRAGIGQSTVVGIGGDPVIGQTFVDVLARFEEDPQTKAVVVIGEVGGNLEEEGVRSTDLPVVTYIAGVSAPPEKRMGHAGAIIEGGEGDARSKVRRLAALNVPVASRPSEIPGLIREVL; this is encoded by the coding sequence ATGATCTACGGCGACAAGAACCTCGGGGTGATCGTCCAGAACATCACCGGCAAGCAGGGAACATTCCACACCGAACTGATGAACGCCTACGCCCGCGAGGTCGGCGGGCGGGGCGTCGTCGCGGGCGTCGCGCCCGGCAAGGGCGGGCGGGAGGTCCACGGCGTGCCGGTCTACAACACGGTGCGCGAGGCGCTCGCCGAGCACGACGCGACCGCGAGCGTCTGTTTCGTGCCGGGCGGCGCCGCGGGCGACTCGATCATGGAGGCGGCGCACGCGGGGATCGAACTTGCCGTCGTCATCACCGAGCACATCCCGGTCCACGATGCAATGAAGGCGATCGCTTACGCGAAACTCCACGACTGCGCGGTCATCGGCCCGAACTGTCCGGGCCTCCTCTCGCCGGGCGAGTGCAAGCTCGGGATCATGCCGGCCCACCTCACCAGCCGCGGGAACGTCGGCATCGTCTCCCGGAGCGGCACCCTCACCTACGAGGTCGTCGACGAGCTCACCCGGGCCGGCATCGGCCAGAGCACTGTCGTCGGGATCGGCGGCGACCCGGTGATCGGCCAGACGTTCGTGGACGTGCTCGCACGGTTCGAGGAGGACCCGCAGACGAAGGCCGTCGTCGTCATCGGCGAGGTCGGTGGGAACCTGGAGGAGGAAGGCGTCCGGTCGACCGACCTCCCGGTCGTCACCTACATCGCCGGCGTCAGCGCCCCGCCCGAGAAGAGGATGGGCCACGCGGGAGCGATCATCGAGGGCGGCGAGGGCGACGCCCGCTCCAAGGTGCGGCGGCTCGCCGCCCTCAATGTCCCGGTCGCGTCACGGCCCTCGGAGATTCCGGGGCTGATCCGCGAGGTGTTATGA
- a CDS encoding fumarate hydratase produces MMNPADPILPGALADATEKALAEAEIRLPADVLAAIERAAAAERDTVARRELENILENIALAGERRVPICQDTGVPVVYLTLPPDVPFTPDLFDAVREGVRRATASIPLRPNVVDPLTRENTGDNTGEGMPAIHVVPGDRFEVTVLPKGAGSENTSRIGMLLPSQAGEIPKFVAETMLIAGGKPCPPVFLGVGIGGTFDMAAALAKEALLLPVDTMDAYEQELCDAVNALGIGPMGLGGDTTALAVKVKRADCHTASLPVAVNVQCWACRRATVEVRR; encoded by the coding sequence ATGATGAATCCGGCAGACCCGATACTTCCGGGCGCGCTCGCGGACGCCACAGAAAAAGCCCTCGCAGAGGCCGAGATCCGGCTCCCCGCCGACGTGCTCGCGGCGATCGAGAGGGCGGCCGCGGCCGAAAGGGATACCGTTGCACGGCGAGAGCTCGAGAACATCCTTGAGAACATCGCACTCGCCGGAGAGCGACGGGTGCCGATCTGCCAGGACACCGGCGTGCCGGTCGTCTACCTCACCCTCCCTCCCGACGTCCCGTTCACGCCCGACCTCTTCGACGCGGTGCGGGAAGGGGTGCGCCGTGCGACGGCCAGCATCCCCCTCCGCCCGAACGTCGTCGACCCGCTCACCCGCGAGAACACCGGCGACAACACCGGTGAGGGGATGCCGGCGATCCACGTCGTCCCCGGCGACCGGTTCGAGGTGACGGTCCTCCCGAAGGGCGCGGGTTCCGAGAACACCTCGAGGATCGGGATGCTCCTCCCCTCGCAGGCAGGGGAGATCCCGAAGTTCGTCGCGGAGACGATGCTTATTGCGGGCGGGAAGCCCTGCCCGCCGGTCTTCCTCGGCGTCGGGATCGGCGGGACGTTCGATATGGCCGCAGCGCTCGCAAAAGAAGCCCTCCTCCTCCCGGTCGACACCATGGACGCCTACGAGCAGGAGCTCTGCGATGCCGTCAACGCCCTCGGCATCGGTCCGATGGGTCTTGGCGGCGACACGACCGCGCTCGCGGTGAAGGTGAAGCGGGCGGACTGCCACACCGCATCCCTCCCGGTGGCGGTGAACGTCCAGTGCTGGGCCTGCCGCCGGGCGACCGTGGAGGTGCGGCGGTGA